One window from the genome of Musa acuminata AAA Group cultivar baxijiao chromosome BXJ1-4, Cavendish_Baxijiao_AAA, whole genome shotgun sequence encodes:
- the LOC103980707 gene encoding protein TRI1, translating into MARVLGGCRALMAAAKAGAKVEAPAPKAAGKATAGILKPLPVSRAMEKFVGASEISRTGAIKKIWDHIKLNQLQNPSNKREIQCDFKLKSIFDGRDKVGMLEISKLIAPHFLKPN; encoded by the exons ATGGCTAGGGTTTTGGGTGGCTGCAGGGCCCTCATGGCGGCGGCGAAGGCGGGGGCAAAGGTGGAGGCCCCCGCCCCGAAGGCGGCCGGCAAAGCGACCGCCGGCATCCTCAAGCCGCTCCCCGTCTCCCGGGCCATGGAAAAGTTCGTCGGTGCCTCAGAGATCTCGCGTACCGGGGCCATCAAAAAGATATGGGATCACATCAAGCTCAACCAGCTTCAG AACCCATCAAACAAGAGGGAGATTCAGTGTGACTTTAAGCTGAAGAGTATATTTGATGGAAGAGACAAAGTTGGGATGTTGGAAATATCGAAGCTGATTGCTCCTCATTTCCTCAAGCCTAACTGA
- the LOC103980705 gene encoding uncharacterized protein LOC103980705, whose product MSLLPTPPHSTLTVTSTIPASTTSLAAPRPAVILPGLGNNTGDYKDLVSTLREVYGVPSVVTKVSRVDWLRNAAGLLDPNYWRGTLRPRPVLDWYLERVDEAVAEAKQLLADDGKISLIGHSAGGWLARLYLEEFGASNISLLLTLGSPHSAPPKGLPGVIDQTRGLLDYVDKNCAPAVYTPELKYICFAGRYIRGARLVGNSKDTSNNLNPVDEEPNDSELIKDNGNKKSLSATPNLRARFIGQGYKQVCGEADVWGDGVVPEVSAHLEGALNISLDGVYHSPVGSDDTTRPWYGSPSVLEKWAHHLLT is encoded by the exons ATGTCTCTCCTCCCGACACCTCCTCATTCCACTCTCACCGTCACCTCCACCATCCCCGCCTCCACCACCTCTCTCGCCGCCCCCCGCCCCGCCGTTATTCTTCCC GGACTGGGGAACAACACCGGGGACTACAAGGACCTGGTGTCGACGCTTAGGGAGGTGTACGGCGTGCCGTCGGTGGTCACCAAGGTCTCTCGCGTCGACTGGCTCCGCAACGCCGCCGGATTGCTCGACCCCAACTACTGGAGGGGCACCCTCCGCCCGCGGCCCGTCCTCGACTG GTACCTCGAGAGAGTCGACGAGGCCGTGGCCGAGGCTAAGCAGCTCTTGGCAGATG ATGGGAAGATATCGCTTATAGGTCATTCGGCAGGAGGATGGCTTGCGCGTCTGTACTTGGAAGAATTTGGGGCATCTAACATCTCCTTGCTTCTAACTCTTGGATCCCCTCACTC GGCACCACCGAAGGGTTTGCCTGGAGTCATCGATCAAACCAGAGGCCTGCTGGATTATGTTGACAAAAACTGTGCACCCGCTGTTTATACACCAGAACTAAAATACATATGTTTCGCCGGAAG GTATATCCGAGGAGCTCGTTTGGTTGGCAATTCCAAGGACACTTCCAATAATTTGAATCCAGTTGATGAGGAGCCAAATGATTCTGAGTTGATCAAAGATAATGGCAACAAGAAGTCACTCTCAGCTACCCCCAATTTACGCGCTCGATTTATCGGTCAAGGTTATAAGCAG GTGTGTGGAGAAGCTGATGTTTGGGGAGATGGTGTTGTTCCTGAAGTGTCTGCGCATTTAGAAGGTGCACTAAATATCAGCTTGGATGGTGTGTATCACTCTCCGGTGGGATCTGATGACACAACGAGGCCTTGGTATGGTTCTCCATCTGTGCTTGAGAAATGGGCACATCACCTTTTGACTTAA